In a genomic window of Armatimonas rosea:
- a CDS encoding GNAT family N-acetyltransferase: MRSLPSCRLATRNDASALAALASETFLHTWRELVPDADRAAYAAATFTTTALQADLERPTVSYLVLESETGELGGYARLSVGAAPPASLTLPQPALLDRFYLRASWHGTGAAQQLLEAVIAHALRHEVATLWLCHHPSNLRAGRFYARQGFTETGVGLPFVLAEHTYHDVILVRAIFG; the protein is encoded by the coding sequence ATGCGGTCCTTGCCCAGCTGTAGGCTCGCCACACGCAACGACGCCAGCGCACTGGCCGCGCTGGCGTCCGAGACCTTTCTCCACACCTGGCGCGAGCTCGTCCCCGATGCGGACCGCGCCGCCTACGCCGCCGCTACCTTCACCACAACAGCCCTCCAAGCCGATCTAGAGCGCCCCACGGTGTCCTATCTCGTCTTGGAGAGCGAGACCGGTGAGCTAGGCGGCTACGCCCGCCTCTCGGTCGGTGCCGCGCCGCCGGCGTCGCTCACGCTTCCCCAGCCCGCCCTCCTCGACCGCTTCTACCTCCGCGCCTCCTGGCACGGCACCGGCGCGGCCCAGCAGCTCCTAGAAGCAGTGATCGCCCACGCCCTGCGCCACGAGGTCGCGACCCTCTGGCTGTGCCACCACCCCAGCAACCTCCGCGCCGGGCGCTTCTACGCCCGCCAAGGCTTCACCGAGACAGGAGTCGGGCTCCCCTTTGTGCTGGCTGAGCACACCTACCACGATGTCATTCTCGTGCGCGCGATTTTCGGCTAG
- the leuB gene encoding 3-isopropylmalate dehydrogenase, with product MPKVAVLPGDGIGPEIVAEAVRVLRVVAPDIELTEALVGGAAYDATGHPLPPETLELCKASDAVLLGAVGGPKWDVIPDPNLRPERGALLPLRKHLGLYANLRPAICYPALAAASSLKPELLEGGLDVLVVRELTGGMYFGLPKENDGNRAVDTCVYTKDEIVRIAHVGFQAAQKRGKKLCSVDKQNVLMTSVLWRATVEEVAKEYPDVQLSHLLVDNAAMQLVRWPKQFDVIVTENLFGDILSDQAAMLTGSLGMLPSASLGTGTFGLYEPCHGSAPDIAGKGIANPLATILSVAMLLRYSFGRETEAKRIETAVEAVLGAGLRTPDIAQSGEATVGTIAMADAVLAQL from the coding sequence ATGCCGAAAGTTGCTGTTCTGCCCGGTGATGGAATCGGGCCTGAGATTGTGGCGGAGGCCGTCCGTGTCCTCCGCGTGGTCGCCCCCGATATCGAGCTGACCGAGGCGCTGGTCGGAGGCGCGGCCTACGACGCGACCGGCCATCCGCTGCCCCCGGAGACCCTGGAGCTCTGCAAGGCGAGCGATGCCGTGCTGCTGGGAGCCGTGGGCGGCCCCAAGTGGGACGTCATCCCCGACCCCAACCTGCGCCCCGAGCGCGGTGCCCTCCTGCCACTACGCAAGCACCTGGGGCTCTACGCCAACCTGCGCCCCGCGATCTGCTACCCCGCCCTCGCCGCCGCTTCCAGCCTCAAGCCCGAGCTGCTGGAAGGGGGCCTCGATGTGCTGGTGGTGCGGGAGCTGACCGGCGGGATGTACTTCGGGCTCCCCAAGGAGAACGACGGCAATCGCGCGGTGGATACCTGTGTCTACACCAAGGACGAGATCGTGCGGATCGCCCACGTGGGCTTCCAGGCGGCGCAGAAGCGCGGCAAGAAGCTTTGCTCGGTCGATAAGCAGAACGTCCTGATGACCAGTGTCCTGTGGCGCGCGACGGTCGAGGAGGTGGCAAAGGAGTACCCCGATGTCCAACTCTCCCATCTTCTTGTAGACAACGCGGCCATGCAGCTCGTGCGCTGGCCCAAGCAGTTCGATGTGATTGTCACTGAGAACCTCTTTGGCGATATCCTCTCCGACCAGGCCGCGATGCTGACGGGTTCGCTGGGAATGCTACCGTCGGCGAGCCTGGGGACTGGCACCTTCGGCCTCTACGAGCCCTGCCACGGCTCCGCGCCGGATATCGCGGGCAAGGGGATCGCCAACCCGCTGGCGACCATTCTCTCCGTGGCGATGCTCCTGCGCTACAGCTTTGGGCGTGAGACCGAGGCCAAGCGCATCGAGACCGCGGTCGAGGCCGTGCTGGGAGCGGGCCTGCGCACCCCGGATATCGCCCAGAGCGGCGAGGCGACCGTCGGGACGATCGCGATGGCCGATGCGGTCCTTGCCCAGCTGTAG
- a CDS encoding sugar phosphate isomerase/epimerase family protein codes for MTQLGIQLIIFGKRGGEDLPGVLADVKAAGYDGAEVGNPTTSIAAYDYKQLFDDAGLACAGYHTGVSALTDLDHVRETAAHMNIVGARHLMAGGKWPDAAGYEDAARTLNAAGEVLESEGIRLCYHNHNWELFALPEGGTGMEILLHQTDPGYVNFCFDLFWVACGGEDLVSFLQTYGHRADYLHYKDGTFDPETHQPLTFTELGNGQVKLVEAHRVVQTLSPTWITTEQDRVAEGGSPAASAKLSADYARGVLGV; via the coding sequence ATGACACAGCTCGGCATTCAACTTATTATCTTCGGCAAGCGCGGCGGCGAGGACCTGCCCGGTGTCTTGGCCGATGTCAAGGCGGCTGGCTACGACGGCGCAGAGGTCGGCAACCCCACCACGAGCATCGCGGCCTACGATTACAAGCAGCTTTTCGACGACGCGGGCTTGGCGTGTGCGGGCTACCACACCGGAGTCAGCGCCCTCACCGACCTCGACCATGTCCGCGAGACTGCGGCCCACATGAATATTGTCGGGGCACGGCACCTGATGGCGGGTGGGAAGTGGCCGGATGCGGCGGGCTACGAAGACGCGGCGCGCACCCTCAACGCGGCGGGCGAGGTCTTGGAGAGCGAGGGGATTCGCCTCTGCTACCACAACCACAACTGGGAGCTCTTTGCCCTGCCGGAGGGCGGCACCGGGATGGAGATTCTCCTGCACCAGACCGATCCCGGCTACGTCAACTTCTGCTTTGATCTGTTCTGGGTCGCCTGCGGCGGCGAGGACCTGGTGAGCTTTCTCCAGACCTACGGCCACCGCGCGGACTACCTGCACTACAAAGACGGCACCTTCGACCCCGAGACCCACCAGCCCCTGACCTTTACCGAGCTCGGCAACGGGCAAGTGAAGCTAGTCGAGGCCCACCGGGTGGTGCAGACCCTCTCCCCCACCTGGATCACCACCGAACAAGACCGGGTCGCCGAGGGCGGCAGCCCCGCCGCCTCCGCCAAGCTCAGCGCCGACTACGCCCGGGGTGTGCTGGGAGTGTAG